One Fulvia fulva chromosome 8, complete sequence DNA window includes the following coding sequences:
- a CDS encoding Fasciclin-like arabinogalactan protein CTB11, whose product MVSNAIWVALASMPILAASQALSKVLATESAFSSFHDVLQHHDLLKDLDSERNITCFIPNNDAIQYLSDFGINLTTADPAIAKALLAYGLIDGIHASERLTAFGKTRRFRSHLMPPLFTSITEGQSVNIRVQQKEDGVIIALETGLQILTEVVQRDISFDHGVLHGTKTNMVLPENISDTTRQNHMTGYFELMKKSGTEAQLNNIVGTTYFVPSNKAIAKYKPLLNMLTPEQLATVVLQHVTTDQVLYEDMVNHSGLLLKSLFNSTIQIDRDSRGELRVNGHGVRAEDMLLTNGVAYLIDDMILLTSDVNNMPTLDSVLLYDSIYRRSLTWVKDNIMKVVTAVAFSILLVTYMVNKMQQRRSTRYQRVGWLGEWQEKK is encoded by the exons ATGGTTTCCAACGCAATCTGGGTCGCGCTGGCTTCCATGCCGATTCTCGCCGCATCTCAGGCACTCAGCAAGGTCCTTGCCACTGAATCAGCTTTCTCGTCATTTCACGACGTTCTCCAACATCATGATCTCTTGAAAGATCTGGACTCCGAGAGGAACATCACATGTTTCATACCGAACAATGATGCAATTCAATACCTTTCAGATTTCGGCATCAACCTGACTACTGCGGACCCTGCAATAGCAAAAGCACTTTTGGCATATGGGCTCATTGACGGAATCCACGCTTCGGAGAGGCTCACTGCATTCGGAAAAACGCGTCGGTTCCGCTCGCATCTAATGCCGCCGCTTTTCACCAGTATCACAGAGGGACAAAGCGTCAACATCCGCGTACAGCAAAAGGAAGATGGGGTCATCATTGCTCTCGAGACCGGGTTACAGATCCTGACGGAGGTGGTCCAGAGGGACATCTCCTTTGATCATGGTGTACTTCACGGCACAAAGACCAATATGGTTTTGCCAGAGAACATATCAGACACTACGAGACAAAACCACATGACGGGATACTTCGAACTCATGAAGAAGTCTGGTACCGAAGCACAACTCAATAACATCGTTGGTACGACTTATTTCGTGCCCAGCAACAAGGCTATCGCTAAGTACAAGCCATTGCTCAACATGCTCACGCCAGAGCAACTGGCGACGGTAGTGTTGCAGCATGTCACTACTGACCAAGTCCTGTACGAGGACATGGTGAACCACAGTGGCTTATTGCTGAAGAGCCTATTCAATAGCACCATACAGATTGATCGCGACAGTCGGGGCGAGCTTCGAGTTAACGGTCATGGGGTTCGAGCAGAGGACATGCTACTTACCAATGGAGTTGCGTACCTCATTGATGACATGATCCTTCTGACTTCAG ACGTGAACAATATGCCAACGCTCGACAGTGTACTGCTGTATGACAGCATCTACCGGCGTTCGTTGACATGGGTCAAAGACAACATCATGAAGGTGGTCACGGCTGTTGCATTCAGCATACTGCTCGTGACCTATATGGTAAACAAGATGCAGCAACGGCGTTCAACTCGGTACCAGAGAGTCGGGTGGCTTGGAGAATGGCAAGAGAAGAAGTAG
- a CDS encoding Efflux pump dotC gives MYTVPGRGCKSQRKEAQCNPSSAALLVSQQHRSTSPLHSQHCFQPIAAMVLSRRVSHQSDDDHKDHDEHSPSPSSTRKEEIDDSDQTSIENGTASDETKEEVEEDKKDGKIGGRSKAQVAIIMLALCLAVFLAAIDATIITTALPTISEHFNSSAGYTWIGSAYLLANAASTPIWAKTSDIFGRKPMLLAANIVFIVGSLIAALSKNIAMLIVARVIQGLGAGGLICLVNVVIGDLFPLRVRGGFYGLVGATWAIASSLGPILGGVLTQKASWRWCFWINLPIDGVAFVLLVFFLNLQTPRTPILDGLKAIDWLGTLLVVGATVMFLLGLQEGGVSAPWDSAKVLCLIIFGIFTFALFLTWQWRGAKYPIMPLVSCPLSRNLDSTPRHWHALCRPSSTRSPTAPRFAWYSYMRSHSLRAHTIFHYTSKQCAAPPRSCQECISFQRLSSSVSVLCLRALSSARLDNTSQPFGLDWS, from the coding sequence ATGTACACAGTTCCCGGTCGTGGATGTAAGTCGCAACGAAAAGAGGCACAGTGCAATCCTTCCTCAGCTGCTCTTCTGGTTTCACAGCAGCATCGTTCAACCTCTCCATTGCATTCACAGCACTGCTTCCAACCCATAGCAGCGATGGTGCTCTCAAGACGAGTATCCCACCAGTCGGATGACGATCACAAAGACCATGATGAGCACTCGCCTTCCCCAAGCTCGACTCGCAAGGAGGAGATAGACGACTCAGACCAGACCAGCATCGAGAACGGCACTGCCTCCGACGAGACCAAGGAAGAAGTCGAAGAAGACAAGAAAGATGGCAAAATCGGCGGACGATCCAAAGCCCAGGTTGCTATCATCATGCTCGCATTATGTCTGGCCGTCTTCCTCGCCGCTATCGACGCCACCATCATCACCACAGCGCTCCCTACAATCTCAGAGCACTTCAACTCATCCGCAGGCTACACATGGATCGGCTCCGCCTACCTTCTCGCCAATGCAGCTTCTACACCGATCTGGGCGAAGACGAGTGACATCTTTGGACGCAAGCCGATGCTGCTGGCCGCCAATATAGTCTTCATCGTGGGCTCGCTGATTGCAGCACTTTCGAAGAATATCGCCATGCTTATTGTAGCCCGTGTGATTCAAGGCCTGGGAGCGGGTGGACTGATCTGCCTTGTGAATGTCGTCATTGGCGATCTCTTCCCACTGCGCGTTCGAGGTGGCTTCTATGGGCTTGTCGGTGCTACCTGGGCTATTGCTTCGTCTTTGGGTCCGATTCTCGGCGGCGTCCTTACGCAGAAGGCTTCTTGGCGTTGGTGCTTCTGGATCAACCTCCCCATCGATGGTGTGGCTTTTGTTCTGCTGGTGTTCTTCCTCAACTTGCAGACTCCGCGCACCCCGATTCTTGACGGCTTGAAGGCGATCGATTGGTTAGGCACGCTTCTGGTCGTGGGCGCTACTGTCATGTTCCTTTTGGGCTTGCAGGAGGGTGGCGTCTCTGCTCCATGGGACTCTGCGAAAGTGTTGTGTTTGATCATCTTCGGTATCTTCACCTTTGCCCTATTCTTGACCTGGCAATGGCGAGGCGCGAAGTATCCCATCATGCCGCTGGTGAGCTGCCCTCTGAGTCGCAATTTGGATTCCACGCCCAGACACTGGCATGCTTTGTGTAGGCCATCTTCAACTCGATCACCAACGGCGCCACGCTTTGCGTGGTATTCCTACATGCGCTCGCATTCATTGCGGGCACATACTATCTTCCACTATACTTCCAAACAGTGCGCGGCACCACCCCGATCCTGTCAGGAGTGTATCTCCTTCCAACGACTGTCTTCATCGGTGTCGGTGCTGTGTCTACGGGCGCTTTCGTCGGCAAGACTGGACAATACCTCCCAGCCATTTGGTTTGGACTGGTCCTGA
- a CDS encoding Ferric reductase transmembrane component 3, whose protein sequence is MHRWLSRLWLLLAVLHSILAWAWTVRTGAYSGLYGLHTMQFWIWGFVATVLTIAIILVSGTKIRQWSYNMFIVTHVVLAAVLLVGCYYHVWLIPYGIARYYNVAQDWVYIAIGAWGFDRLLRLARLASNGVRRANVTEIGNDIVRIDIRGVRWIPEPGKHLYVHFPTLNPLRPWENHPFSWVSTSLLQPRQSDPSHDMEKAHGFGGADRQTPLVTELLPTSESDSDGNSEKAPEALPSSGSESDMSVRKPRSTPAKIINPGAGITLFVRKSKGTTRLLKANTNLLTLLDGPYHNNKYKSVLRTDRLLLIGGAIGISGLLPWLRTHSNVKLAWSVTESSRSLVESLSDVLADVPEKDIKIGARLDFARILQHEVESGWEKVGVVLCGPNGLCDDARVEVIEAGKAGKTVLELSVDAYSW, encoded by the exons ATGCACCGCTGGCTGTCACGCCTGTGGCTCTTGCTTGCTGTGCTTCACTCCATCCTTGCCTGGGCATGGACCGTCAGGACGGGCGCTTACTCAGGTCTATATGGTCTCCATACTATGCAGTTCTGGATATGGGGATTTGTGGCCACGGTCCTGACTATTGCCATTATCTTGGTCAGCGGCACGAAGATTCGCCAATGGTCTTACAACATGTTCATCGTGACACATGTTGTGCTGGCTGCTGTGCTCTTAGTCGGCTGCTATTATCACGTTTG GTTGATCCCATACGGTATTGCTCGCTACTACAATGTCGCACAAGACTGGGTATACATTGCCATAGGGGCATGGGGCTTCGACCGTTTGCTACGTCTCGCCCGCCTGGCCTCCAACGGCGTCCGTAGAGCCAACGTCACCGAGATCGGCAACGACATTGTCCGAATCGACATTCGAGGTGTTCGATGGATCCCGGAGCCAGGCAAACACCTCTACGTCCACTTTCCTACTCTGAACCCTCTTCGACCATGGGAGAATCATCCCTTCTCATGGGTCTCGACTTCCCTTCTGCAACCACGTCAAAGTGACCCAAGCCATGACATGGAGAAAGCGCATGGCTTTGGTGGCGCGGACAGACAGACTCCACTCGTGACGGAGCTCCTCCCCACCAGCGAGAGCGACTCCGACGGCAACTCGGAGAAGGCCCCTGAAGCCCTCCCCAGCAGCGGCAGCGAGTCGGACATGAGCGTCAGAAAACCTCGCAGCACACCTGCGAAGATCATCAACCCTGGCGCCGGCATCACCCTCTTCGTCCGAAAGTCCAAAGGCACCACAAGACTCCTCAAAGCCAACACCAACCTCCTAACCCTCCTCGACGGGCCCTACCACAACAACAAATACAAAAGCGTCCTCCGCACCGATCGGCTACTCCTCATCGGTGGCGCCATCGGCATCTCCGGCCTTCTGCCATGGCTGCGCACACACTCCAACGTCAAACTGGCATGGAGCGTCACAGAGTCCTCGCGAAGCTTGGTGGAGTCTTTAAGTGATGTGCTAGCAGATGTGCCAGAGAAGGATATCAAGATTGGCGCGAGGCTGGACTTTGCGAGGATCTTGCAGCACGAGGTGGAGTCGGGGTGGGAGAAGGTGGGGGTGGTGCTTTGTGGGCCTAATGGGTTGTGTGATGATGCGAGGGTGGAGGTTATCGAGGCGGGTAAGGCTGGGAAGACGGTGTTGGAGTTGTCGGTTGATGCGTATTCGTGGTAA